CCAGTCGAGGTAGTTGCGCACCACCGTCGCCTCGGCCGACATCGGGCTCATGGTCCGGAGCTTCTTCAGCTCGCCATGGGCCTTCTCGCGCGCCTCCTTGGAAAGGCGCGTCTTCTTGATGCGCTTCTCCAGCTCGGAGATCTCGTCGCGACCGTCCTCGGTCTCGCCAAGCTCCTTCTGGATCGCCTTCATCTGCTCGTTGAGATAATACTCGCGTTGCGTCTTCTCCATCTGACGCTTCACGCGGTTGCGGATCTTCTTCTCGACCTGGAGGACGCCGATCTCGCCTTCCATCAGGCCGAGGATGCGCTCCAGCCGTTTCGACACCGAGTCGAGCTCAAGCAGCTGCTGCTTGTCGGCAACCTTGAGCGCGAGATGCGCGGAAATGGTGTCGGCGAGCTTGGCCGGCTCCTCGATCTTGTTGATCGAGACCACGACCTCGGGTGGCACCTTCTTGTTGAGCTTCACGTAGTTCTCGAACTCCGAGACCACGGTGCGCGCGGCGGCCTGCAGCTCGGCGGGATCGCCCGACTGCTCTTCCATCTCGACGGCGCGCGCTTCGAAGAATTCAGCCTTGTCGGTATAACCGGCGATGCGCACGCGCTTGCCGCCCTCGACCAGCACCTTCACGGTGTCGTCAGGCAGCTTGAGCAGCTGCAGCACGGTGCCGAGCGTGCCGATGTTGTAAATGTCGTCGGGACCGGGATCGTCCTGGGTCGCGTTCTTCTGGGCGATCAGCAGAATCTGCTTGTCGTCCTTCATGACCTCTTCGAGCGCCTTGACGCTCTTCTCGCGGCCGACGAAGAGCGGCACGATCATGCCCGGAAACACGACGATGTCGCGCAGCGGCAGGACGGGATAGACAGTTCCTTGGGTGGGGGCGTTCATAATGCCTCGCTAACTACACTGTTAGAGCTGTCGCGCGCTGCAGCCGAGGCCCCTTAAGAGGCGACCCGCGGCGTATAGCCACGCTCACTCACCTAAAGAGATT
This genomic window from Candidatus Binatia bacterium contains:
- a CDS encoding LON peptidase substrate-binding domain-containing protein; translated protein: MNAPTQGTVYPVLPLRDIVVFPGMIVPLFVGREKSVKALEEVMKDDKQILLIAQKNATQDDPGPDDIYNIGTLGTVLQLLKLPDDTVKVLVEGGKRVRIAGYTDKAEFFEARAVEMEEQSGDPAELQAAARTVVSEFENYVKLNKKVPPEVVVSINKIEEPAKLADTISAHLALKVADKQQLLELDSVSKRLERILGLMEGEIGVLQVEKKIRNRVKRQMEKTQREYYLNEQMKAIQKELGETEDGRDEISELEKRIKKTRLSKEAREKAHGELKKLRTMSPMSAEATVVRNYLDWLLSIPWRKPTKIIKDLKYAEDVLNADHHGLEKVKERILEYLAVQQRV